One window from the genome of Candidatus Synechococcus calcipolaris G9 encodes:
- the sufC gene encoding Fe-S cluster assembly ATPase SufC, with protein MIRAESDVILAVRELTAEVDGTPILKGLNLEIRAGEIHTIMGPNGSGKSTFSKILAGHPAYAITGGEVIYQGQNLLELPPEERARAGLFLAFQYPLEIPGVSNLDFLRVAYNAKRKHNSLEELDVFDFDDLVQEKLDIVKLDSAFLSRGVNEGFSGGEKKRNEILQMAILEPTLAILDETDSGLDIDALRIVSNGVNQLAKDDNCILLITHYQRLLDYIIPDYVHVMEAGRIILTGPKELALELEARGYDWVREEDVEVAVK; from the coding sequence GTGATTCGAGCCGAGAGTGATGTCATTTTAGCAGTACGTGAACTGACGGCGGAGGTCGACGGTACTCCCATCCTCAAGGGGCTAAACCTAGAGATCAGGGCCGGCGAAATCCATACCATTATGGGCCCCAATGGCTCTGGTAAAAGCACCTTTTCCAAGATTCTGGCGGGGCATCCTGCCTATGCCATCACCGGCGGTGAAGTGATTTATCAGGGGCAAAATTTGCTGGAGCTTCCCCCAGAGGAGCGGGCCCGAGCCGGCCTATTCTTGGCCTTTCAGTATCCCCTGGAAATTCCTGGGGTGAGCAACCTAGATTTTCTGCGGGTGGCCTACAATGCCAAGCGGAAACACAACAGTCTAGAGGAATTGGATGTCTTTGACTTTGATGACTTGGTTCAAGAAAAACTAGATATTGTCAAGCTGGATAGTGCATTCCTGAGTCGGGGGGTCAATGAAGGGTTCTCCGGCGGTGAAAAGAAGCGCAATGAAATTCTGCAAATGGCTATTCTTGAGCCAACCCTCGCCATTTTGGACGAAACGGACTCCGGCTTAGATATTGATGCTCTGCGGATTGTCTCCAATGGGGTTAATCAACTGGCCAAGGACGATAATTGCATTTTATTGATTACCCACTACCAGCGTTTACTGGACTACATCATCCCCGACTATGTTCACGTGATGGAGGCGGGTCGGATTATTTTAACGGGGCCCAAAGAATTGGCTTTGGAGTTAGAAGCTCGCGGCTACGACTGGGTACGGGAGGAAGATGTTGAGGTGGCGGTTAAATAA
- a CDS encoding cation-translocating P-type ATPase yields the protein MQFSSPVSIPNHWHHASIDTALTSLGSNPDQGLTEAEVRRRQESYGSNELKEQNRRRKFDIFIDQFRNVMLIMLLVVAVISAIIDIAEGFQVEQALVFPKDAFAILIVVILNGILGYVQESRAEEALAALKNMSAPKVRVLREGRSQEIDSPQLVVGDIVFLEAGVKISADGRLLEAMNLQVRESALTGEAEAVNKKAEVVLPEDTELGDRVNLVFSGTEITHGRGVALVTSIGMDTELGKIATALQSVQQEPTPLQKRMTELGNKLVWMALVLVTLVVGGGTLYNPELFGHLIKVSLSMAVAVVPEGLPAVITVTLALGTQRMVKRNALIRRLPAVETLGSVTTICSDKTGTLTQNKMVVQGIRTYQGEAIASGEGYHPQGNLQATLEETVATRAEQQLLLLGGVLCNDAVLQQEDGKWGILGDPTEAALLPLAIKGGLNLDRVREAFPRVGEFPFNSDRKRMSVFVTLPVDHDYALPQDPSYLMVTKGSPESILDRCRYIQIGEDQATLTPEIVQEIIKQNNELAAQGLRVLGLAYRGWQELPPLGSEDTSEQEMVWLGLVGILDPPRPEVKVAVETCRSAGIRPIMITGDHQLTAQAIAASIGICQRGDRVLTGREIEKMSSEELEQSVNEVSVYARVSPEHKLRIVRALQRQNQVVAMTGDGVNDAPALKQADIGVAMGITGTDVTKEASEMVLLDDNFATIVAATEEGRVIYGNIRRFIKYILGSNIGEVITIASAPLLGLGGVPLTPLQILWMNLVTDGLPALALAVEPGSANVMKRSPVKPKDSIFADGLGMYMVRVGLILAIVSIALMVWAYSYTNVYQTEWLHRERWTTMVFTTLCLAQMGHAIAVRSDTRLTLEMNPLTNPYIWAAVLLTTVLQLLLIYVTPLRLFFGTYWLSLRELAICVGCSFLIFVWVELEKIVLRFWRRSRS from the coding sequence ATGCAATTTTCCTCGCCTGTCTCTATTCCCAATCATTGGCACCATGCAAGTATTGATACTGCCCTAACCTCCCTAGGAAGCAATCCTGATCAGGGACTCACAGAGGCTGAGGTCAGGCGGCGGCAGGAATCCTACGGCTCCAATGAGCTAAAGGAACAGAACCGGCGTCGTAAGTTTGATATTTTCATCGATCAGTTTCGGAATGTGATGCTGATCATGCTCCTCGTGGTGGCCGTGATCTCCGCCATTATAGATATTGCCGAGGGTTTTCAGGTAGAACAAGCCTTGGTCTTTCCCAAGGATGCCTTTGCGATCCTAATTGTGGTGATCCTCAATGGCATTTTGGGGTATGTCCAAGAGAGTCGGGCGGAAGAAGCCCTAGCTGCCCTGAAAAATATGTCGGCTCCCAAGGTTCGAGTTCTCCGGGAAGGGCGCAGCCAAGAAATTGATTCGCCCCAGTTGGTGGTGGGGGATATTGTCTTCCTAGAGGCAGGGGTGAAAATTTCGGCGGATGGGCGGCTCCTAGAGGCCATGAATTTACAGGTTAGAGAGTCTGCCCTCACGGGGGAAGCAGAGGCGGTGAACAAAAAGGCTGAGGTTGTTCTCCCGGAAGATACGGAACTGGGCGATCGGGTGAATCTGGTCTTTTCGGGAACGGAGATCACCCATGGGCGTGGGGTTGCCCTTGTAACCAGTATTGGTATGGATACGGAGCTGGGGAAGATTGCTACGGCCTTGCAGTCCGTTCAACAGGAGCCAACCCCCCTGCAAAAACGCATGACGGAATTGGGCAACAAGCTGGTTTGGATGGCGTTGGTCTTAGTCACCCTCGTGGTAGGGGGGGGAACCCTTTATAATCCTGAACTTTTTGGCCATCTGATTAAAGTTTCCCTGAGTATGGCGGTGGCGGTGGTACCAGAGGGCTTACCGGCAGTGATTACCGTTACCCTGGCCCTAGGAACCCAGCGGATGGTTAAACGCAATGCCCTGATTCGGCGGCTACCAGCGGTGGAAACCCTGGGGAGTGTCACGACCATCTGCTCTGATAAAACCGGAACCCTCACCCAAAACAAAATGGTGGTTCAAGGGATCCGCACCTACCAAGGCGAGGCGATCGCCAGCGGAGAAGGGTATCATCCCCAGGGCAATTTACAGGCCACCCTAGAAGAGACCGTAGCAACTAGGGCGGAACAGCAACTTTTACTTTTAGGCGGTGTCCTTTGCAACGATGCGGTATTACAGCAGGAGGACGGAAAATGGGGGATTTTGGGGGATCCAACGGAAGCGGCCCTACTGCCCTTGGCCATAAAGGGAGGGTTAAATCTAGACCGAGTGCGGGAAGCCTTTCCACGGGTGGGGGAATTTCCTTTTAATTCCGATCGCAAACGCATGAGTGTTTTTGTGACGCTACCCGTAGACCATGACTATGCCCTACCCCAAGACCCGTCCTACCTCATGGTGACGAAGGGATCTCCCGAATCCATCCTGGATCGCTGTCGTTACATTCAGATTGGCGAAGATCAGGCAACGTTGACCCCAGAGATAGTCCAAGAAATTATTAAACAGAATAATGAATTGGCGGCCCAAGGCCTGCGGGTTTTAGGATTGGCCTATCGCGGTTGGCAGGAACTACCGCCCCTAGGCTCTGAAGATACCAGTGAACAGGAGATGGTTTGGCTGGGATTAGTGGGTATTTTGGATCCGCCGCGCCCAGAGGTAAAGGTTGCGGTGGAAACCTGTCGTTCTGCGGGTATTCGGCCCATTATGATTACGGGGGATCATCAACTCACGGCCCAGGCGATCGCCGCTAGTATTGGCATTTGTCAACGGGGCGATCGGGTGCTAACCGGCCGCGAGATCGAAAAAATGAGTTCCGAGGAATTGGAACAGTCGGTGAATGAGGTCAGTGTCTATGCCCGTGTCTCCCCCGAACACAAGTTGCGCATTGTGCGGGCCCTACAACGGCAAAATCAAGTGGTAGCCATGACGGGGGATGGGGTCAATGATGCCCCTGCCCTTAAACAGGCAGATATTGGCGTGGCCATGGGCATTACCGGCACCGATGTCACCAAAGAAGCGAGTGAGATGGTGTTACTGGATGATAATTTTGCCACCATTGTTGCCGCCACCGAAGAAGGCCGGGTCATCTATGGCAATATCCGCCGCTTTATTAAATATATTCTCGGCTCTAATATTGGTGAAGTCATTACCATTGCCTCGGCCCCTTTGTTGGGGTTGGGAGGTGTACCCCTGACCCCCTTACAAATCCTATGGATGAACCTCGTCACCGATGGCTTACCGGCCCTTGCCCTAGCGGTTGAACCCGGCAGTGCCAATGTGATGAAGCGATCGCCCGTCAAGCCCAAGGATAGTATCTTTGCCGATGGCTTAGGAATGTATATGGTGCGGGTTGGCCTAATCTTGGCGATCGTCAGTATTGCCCTCATGGTGTGGGCCTACAGCTATACCAATGTCTACCAAACCGAATGGCTCCATCGGGAACGTTGGACAACCATGGTCTTTACCACCCTCTGTCTGGCCCAAATGGGTCATGCCATTGCCGTGCGCTCCGATACACGCTTAACCCTAGAAATGAACCCCTTAACCAATCCCTATATTTGGGCCGCCGTTCTGTTAACAACCGTTTTGCAACTACTGTTGATTTATGTCACACCCCTACGACTGTTCTTTGGTACCTATTGGCTCTCCCTGCGGGAATTGGCGATTTGTGTTGGCTGTAGCTTTTTGATCTTTGTTTGGGTTGAGCTAGAAAAAATTGTTTTACGATTTTGGCGACGCAGCCGTAGTTAA
- a CDS encoding cupin domain-containing protein, translating to MTVFSFPGLIKDFQDWSAKRPGYSACPLDHRNPDLASSLYKIEPGQANYPHYHHEGGDIFLIVAGEGELLTCDMVPPADTIAMDALTRRPVQTGAYFHVDAQCLHWIRNLSGDQPLYYLNIAPLSHEGDRVDVTIVI from the coding sequence ATGACTGTTTTTTCATTTCCAGGATTGATCAAGGATTTTCAAGATTGGTCAGCCAAGCGTCCTGGATATTCTGCCTGTCCCCTCGATCACCGAAATCCAGATTTGGCCTCTAGCCTGTATAAGATAGAGCCAGGCCAGGCCAATTATCCCCACTATCACCACGAAGGGGGCGATATTTTTTTAATTGTGGCCGGAGAAGGTGAACTGTTGACCTGTGATATGGTTCCCCCCGCTGACACCATTGCTATGGACGCGCTCACCCGCCGGCCGGTGCAAACCGGGGCCTATTTCCATGTGGATGCCCAGTGCCTCCATTGGATTCGCAATCTCTCTGGGGATCAACCCCTCTATTACCTAAATATTGCCCCCCTGTCCCATGAGGGCGATCGCGTAGATGTGACGATTGTGATTTAA